The DNA segment caAAGTCACCCCAAAGTGTGTCGAGTGTTTTGATTTTCCAGCAGTGACACATCTGGGGAGAATGAGCATACCGTTTTACTGAAAACTCCAATTGAGGTAAGATTTTCGGCATTAGAAAGCCAAGATCCAGagatacaactttcatgtttaccactcTTTCAAATTCTGAATTATAAATAGAGTTTCGGAGCGAGCAAGATGAACCATTTGCGCaggtcaggcgcgcccgcgcctagaagttgagcggCCGTGCCTTTCctttgaaattcatgatttttttatgttattttagggtcctaaattcatgattatgatcttcaaggcttataaaatatatttaagagtttctatgcaaaaattttcaagttttaagtcaagaacgacaagaacgacttacgtggatcgattacgctatgtgatgcatgtaaatgtctaagtttcattcatgaaacctatgttcaatatgaaagtatgatttttatcatctatgacatgcatgaagtaattgagtaaagttttatgttcatgacaTGAAAGTTATGATGGAATttacgatgaaacaatgatgtttcataatgaatgaaatgatatgatgaatgatgttaagatgaagcatgatatgatatgttgatgcatgaaaagattttgatgtcttatgtgtctttgtggtggcaaacacgggattggtgcttcggtttgggctccggagagggcatttccaaacatggctcatgagacagataagtacacgggactggtgctccgggatgagctccggagagggcctttccaaagaatgaatgttatgaggcttagtgtcatatgcttgttgatcaacaagaaaaggatGAATGTgtccattatgacggttgccacaatttcgcataattcgtcaccaaatgatgagtttatgttatgttatgttacgtttaaatgatatttgaaatctcacgatttttactgcatatacttgctgagtctttagactcactatacttgaatggtgcaggtaatgaggatgacatttatgcatatgtcgacgagtttaatgtcggacatgaagaagagcaaggagtcggaccggcgggcgatgcatgagtgtgttatgtgttgagtGTGATATGCTATGTCTTGAGTTATTTGCAACTTTATGATGTATTTTAAGGTTGTAaacaagttttataaattttaaggtttggatttggtttgtaaactattctgaaatgttttatgtaaggtttgatgtatgcatacatctttcaaaaaatttcttttctgCGTTATTTTAAGGTTATGTTAGTTTTgtaacatcttcatcggttgagggtgttacagtttggtatcagagcagttcgctctgggtttTCTTGAAACATTCATGCATACTCGCCAGGACTCCAACGCTccgtcttcatgtctgtaagttatGATGTTTATTCGATTATGTGTATGATAATGCGATGAGATATTGTATGCATGTTACATGTTAAAGTATATTTACGTATTGAATCGTGACTGAGCGGTGTGGATAATATTGGACTTTAGGACTATGGCATCACGTAGGGGAAATAACACCAACGCCAACGCCAATGCCGCTAACAACAACCATAATGATTGCGGGCCAGATAGTgagaacaatcaaaacaaccAGCTTTTGGCGGGATTAACTGCTCTGCTTCAAGAGCAAAGCCGTGCTCAGGGAGCTCAAATCCAACAGTTGCTTCAAGCCCAGACAGCTAATGCCGGAAATAACCATCCTGCAGCTAATCAAAACCCTATCTACAAAAGGTTCTTAGAGTTGGGACCACCTGAGTTCAAAGGAGATACTGATCCTTTGATTGCGGAACAATGGTTCCAAGCTATGGAGACTACTTTTGAATTCATGCAGATCACGGATGCGGATAGATTGAGATGTGCTACCTATATGTTCCGTGATGACGCTCGTGTTTGGTGGAATGGAGCCAAAGCAGCGTTGAACCTAACCACCCTtacttggaatggattcaaggATGTGTTCTACGGCAAATATTTCACGGTGAGCACCCAAAACAGGTTGGCTAGAGAGTTTTTGGAGATCCGTCAAGGAAACATGTCAATTGCGGAGTATGTAAAGAAGTTTGAAAGGGGAAGATACTTTGTACCGATGATTTCTGGTGATCCTGCTGAAGAGTTGAAACACTTTACAGAAGGTTTGAATGACTTCATCAGAAAGGATGTTAGACTAAGTGGAGCGTAAAATTACAAAGAAGCGGTAGATCAGGCCATGCTATCCGAAAAGGACAGAAACGATATTATCAGAGAGTCACAGGCAAAGAGATCTAACTATCAGGGTCAAGACCAACAAGGAAATTCTAGCAGAAAGAGGCCGTACCAAGCCCTTCCCCAACACCGACCGTACCAACAACAACAGCCTCGACCTCAAGGGCAGAAACAGTTGGCTCTGCCAGCACCAAAACTGGCAAATGCACCAACAGCTTGTCAAAAATGTGGAAAACTTCATTCAGGCCAATGTATGATGGGAACTGGTGTATGTTACTTGTGCAAACAACCAGGACATTTTGCGAAGGAATGTCCCCAACAAAGAGGACCGGTCAAAGGCCGAGTGTTTGCCATGACTCATGAGCAAGTGGACACAAACTCAGCCATCGTCACAGGTATGATTAATGTTTCCAGTATTCCTGCTCAtatcttaattgatactggagctacacattcattcatatctgttgaatttgttaataaaTCGGGTTTGGTAATGGATAAGTCAATTTTGGGGTTTAGTATATCTTTGCCTTCAGGGGAAGAATTGAGTAGTGATTTGATTATCAGAGGATGCAATATACAGATGCAAGGTCATGAGTTGTATGCTGATCTTATTATCCTCAAAATGTCGGACTTTGACGTGATATttggtatggattggttgtcttgTTACGAGGCTACCATAGACTGTAAACGGAGGACggtttccttgaaaactaaGGATGGAGAAACGTTTCTATTCCATGCCACACCAAAAAATAATTCATCTCTTTTAATTTCAGTAGGTAAGGCATGGCAACTGTTGAATAAGGGATGTGCAGGTTTCCTCGCAAGTGTCACTTGCGACCAAGAATTACCTCGACCGAAACTTGAAGACATCTAGGTAGTGAGAGATTTCCCAGAAgtatttcctgatgatattgcaggattacctccagctaGGGAGGTAGAATTTGGGATTGAATTAATTCCCGAAACCCAACCAGCTTCCAAAGCACCATACAGATTAGCACCGAATGaaatgaaagaattgaaggagcaactacacgagctactcaataaaggctttattagaccgagtatatcgccttggggtgcaccggtattgtttatcaagaagaaagatgggtctatgagactgtgcatcgattatagagagctgaatcgagtaacagtgaagaacaaatatccactgccaaggattgatgatttgtttgatcagttacaagggGCAGTAGTACTCTCCAAGATCAATTTgagatcaggttatcaccaattgaaggtgaaagatgaagatattcATAAAACGTCTTTcaggactcgttatggccactacgagttttTAGTCATGCCATTTGGAGTTACCAATGCACTGGCAgtattcatggatcttatgaacagaGTGTTTCAGCCTTtcttagatcagtttgtcatagtattcatagatgacatactgATTTACTCTCGTAGTTCGGATGAGCATCGTCAGCATCTAACTACAGTCTTGcagattctgaaagaaaaaCAATTGTTTGCTAAGTTCAGTAAGTATGAATTTTGGCTGGAACAGATTGCATTTTTGGGTCACATAGTTTCggctaagggaatagaggttgatccagcaaagatagaagcaattaaaaattgggTTACTCCAAAGAATGCTACAGAGATACGGAGTTTCTTGGGATTAGCGGGTTACTATAGGAGATTCATTCAGGATTTCTCCAAGATAGTGCTGCCACTAACGTCATTAATTCGCAAAAGTGTGAAGTTTGAATGGTCTAATCAGTGTGAGAAAAGCTTTTTagtgttaaaaaaaaaagttgatgaCAGCACCAGTACTAGCCATACCAGAAGGAACAGGTCGATTCGTAATttatactgatgcttccaagagtggattaggggctgtcttgatgcaagatggaaaggtgatagcatatgcttcacgacagttgaagattcatgaaaagAATTACCCTACCCATGACCTTGAATTGGCAGCAGTTGTCTTCGCACTCAAACTGTGGagacattacctttatggtgagaagcgtcagattttcactgatcataagagtttgaagtacttcttcacccagaaggagttgaacatgaggcagagaagatggctcgaattggtgaaagattatgactgtgatattagctaccacccaggtaaagctaatgtagtagcagatgctttgagtcgtaaatCTGCAACCTTGAATAGAATGACAACTCAACAAGAGTTGATTGCAGATTTTGAACAACTCAGATTGGAAGTAGTTGAGCCGATGGAAGTTTGTGCCCTATCAGCCTTAACAATGGTTCCAAGTTTGCTCGACAAGATTCGAACAGGTCAGGCTTCAGACCAACAATTATTAACTTGGAAACTTAAAGATGAAGCTAAAGGGGGTGCATTGTATACAGTGAAGGATGGGATCGTGCATCACAAAGGGCGAAAGTGGGTACCAGCAGTAGATTCACTGAGGGAAGATGTGATGACTGAGGCTCACACTGTACCATATTctattcatccagggagtacAAAGATGTTCAAGGATTTATAGATGCTATActggtggccaggtatgaagaaagacatcGTTAAGTTTGTTAGCGAATGTTTGacatgtcaacaggtcaaagttGAACATCAAAGGCCAGCAGGACTTCTGAAACCATTACACATTCCCACTTGGAAATGGGAAGATgtcaccatggactttgtgattgGACTGCCAATTACACATCgaagaatgaattcaatatggataatagttgacagattgacgaagtcagcTCACTTTTTTCCAGTTAGAAacaacttctcgatgaatcaatATGCAGAGTTGTATATTCGAGAGGTagttagattgcatggagtttCAGCAAGGATAGTCTCTGACAGGGATCCCAGGTTCACATCAAACttttggaagagtctacatCATGTATTGGGGACAAAGTTAGCCTTAAGTATAGCTTTTCATCCACAAACAGATGGACAATCTGAGCGAGTGATTCAGATACTGGAGGATTTACTTAGGGCTTGCATGATTGACTTCGGAGGAAATTGGGAATCAAAgttgcctttagtggagttcacatataacaatagttatcaagctactattggaatggctccttatgaggctttgtatgggagAAAGTGTAGGACTCCATTGCATTGGGATGAAGTGGGAGAAAGAGCTGTATTGGGGCCAGAAATAGTGCAACAGACAATAGACATGATAGCAAAAGTCAAGGACATAATGTTGACAGCACAGAGTCGACAGAAAAGCTACGCCGATAAGAGGCGTAGAGACTTGGAGTTTCaggtaggtgatcatgtgttcttGAAAGTGCCACCTTGGAaaggagttttgagatttgaaaaGAAAGGAAAGCTGagtccgagatatatagggccttTCGAGATCCTAGACAAGATTGGAGAAAGAGCCTATCGATTAGCATTGCCTCCAAATCTAGAAGGAGTACATGACGTCTTCCAtgtctcgatgttgaggaagtatatctCAAATCCTTCCCATGTCATTCGTCATGAACCAGTTCATTGGACGCTAGACTTGTCATATGAAGAGGTACCTATCCAAATTTTGGATACACAAGTCCGGAAGTTGAGAAACAAAAAGATCAAGATGGTAAAGGTCTTATGGCGCAATCAATTAGTGGAagaggctacttgggagactgaacaAGATATGCGTAGCCGATACCCAGAATTATTTGGTGAGTCGAATTTTGAGgacaaaattcttttaaggagggtagagttgtaaggtccaaatccACGAAACTCacttacgatgattttaaaataatttttatgattttatgccataaattgtttaagttatgatttaatgattatggtttcatgatataattattttatgtttaacgctTTCGATTAAGTTAATGGTTTCAGGTCGAGTTTGATTTTGGAATCAtgggacgaggctaacctacGAACGAGATGATAGAGCGTATTTTTACGAacgttttaagtataatattgatatgtttTTGATGTATGAGTCAGGGGATGGTATTTTTATCAGACGAGTCGGGACGGGTGACTGACTGCATTTTAGAGATGAACACacattatgtattgaatgatCATTATCCTATCTATCTACCCGGTTCCCCACCCCATTACTTCCCATGTCCCCTTGTTCCCTTGACTCTCTCTTCTTCCCTATCCTCTACATGATTATTTCCCCTTCTCTCCATTATATCATCTTctccttcttgtttcttaattGAACCTTCACGGTTCTTCAAGAAAGTCACAAGCCAAAGTTCCAAATCTCGTTCTTGGTGTGGTTAGCTCGTTGCCAAGAATCCGAATCAACTTCGTCTTCATTTCAAGGCAAGTacaaatttaaaagattttgaaacccattcaagctattatgtattttgatatgaatttttgtgtgttgagatatgtatgcatgattttcatgaatttcaagagcatgaagttatgattttacgaGATCGTGAAGCGTAGGTTGTTCTTGTCAAGTACTTGAGTTGATTCAAGAGGTTCATGATCTTTTAAGATTTAAAtgttttgaagttagttaaaccatgttcaattacaagaaaatgagctttgatgatttatgtagttaggattttgattaaaagaagtttatgtttgaagtttgaagggTTGAAGTTGTGTTTGGTGGCACTGGATTACCtatacttgttatgattttgaggataaCAATTATGATAGTGATCTAAATAATATGAGGCCAATTCTATTTGAAAGCTAGCTTATTTATCtaaaactttcatgttttgagttttgtcaaaatcattttgaaagatTGGTCAAAGTCACCCCAAAGTGTGTCGAGTGTTTTGATTTtccggcagtgacacatctgGGGAGAATGAGCATAAAGTTTTACTTCAAACTCCAATTGAGGTGAGATTTTCGGCATTAGAAAGCAAGATCCAGAGCTACAAttttcatgtttaccactttttcAAATTCTGATTAAAAATAGAGTTTCGGAGCGAGCAAGATGAACCATTTGCGCAGGTCAGGCGCGCCCGCTCCTAGAAGTTGAGCGGCCGCGCCTTTCCttcgaaattcatgatttttttatgttattttagcctaaattcatgattatgatctttgaaggcttataaaatatatttaagagtttctatgcaaaaagtttcaagttttaagtcaagaacgacttacgtggatcgattacgctatgtgatgcatgtaaatgtctaagtttcattcatgaaacctatgttcaatatgaaagtatgatttttatcatctatgacatgcatgaagtaattgagtaaagttttatgttcatgaaatgaaagttatgacggaatttacgatgaaacaatgatgtttcataatgaatgaaatgatatgatgaatgatgttaagatgaagcatgatatgatatgttgatgcatgaatctttgtggtggcaaacacgggattggtgctccgatttgggctccggagagggcctttacaaacatggctcatgagacagataagtacacgagactggtgctccgggatgagcttcggagagggcctttccaaagaacgaatgttatgaggcttagtgccatatgcttttgatcaacaagaaaaggatgaatgtgcccattatgacggttgccacaatttcgcataattcgtcaccaaatgatgagtttatgttatgttatgttatgttacgtttaaatgatatttgaaatctcacgatttttactgcatatacttgctgagtctttagactcactatacttgaatgatgcaggtaatgaggatgaaatttatgcatatgtcgacgagtttaatgtcggacatgaagaagagcaaggagtcggaccggcgggcgatgcatgagtgtgttatgtgttgagtGTGATATGCTATGTCTTGAGTTATTTGCAACTTCATGATATATTTTAAGGTTGTAaacaagttttataaattttaaggtttggatttggtttgtaaactattctgaaatattttaagtaaggtttgatgtatgcatacatctttcaaaaaatttcttttccgCGTTATTTTAAGGTTATGTTAGTTTTgtaacatcttcatcggttgagggtgttacacatataccttcgtattttctCTGTTTTGAACGCTTAAAATCtaaaacataacatcaaaacattcatatcaaacttcattcaatcttatcatttcataatcgattcaaaatcatcattcaTCTTCAACCAAAttcacttcaaacctcaacaTCTTCTTCTTCGATTCGAATTCAAAGTTCTTGATTCGTTAGCCTTAAAAActaatctgaaattgaagaataaaattgctACAACATCAATAACATCTCAAATAAGATCTCAgctcagtcataggctatcaaaacggtctcaaaacatgaatcgacggcgtagcgattgaaaatcggtaaccaacAACATATCGAAACCATTCTAACTTCATAATCAACTTCTACTCAATTCATCTTATTCATAAACCATCGAAACCAGCGTAATCATAGTCTATACAAATCAAACACATGTTGGAAATCATAACAAACACAAACAATAGTCGTTCGTCAATTCGATTTTGAATATACGAAGTATAAACGTTCAAGAACACAAATATACAATAAAATTCTGATCTTCACCagatttcaatcttcaaaacatgccgaaataaatcaatacttacatcaaattgaagttctcgtcgcaaggattccagaacaatttccggaatcaaaatcggacaatcggatcaaaagttacgatgATTTGAAAATAggaaatcaaaagaaaacaaatGTCTCGGCTTCCTCTGTTCTTCAATTTTTCTGAATGCACATAATAGTTACACGCTTGCATGCTGACAATTCTAAtttaaaatcggatatgtactgcataaattgcaatttaatccctgaaacttcaaaaattgcaattcagtcctcaaccctctttttaattcaatttcaatccaaaataatttaagaatattagaatttaaattgatactctaaatatttccaaattaaatatactcggattagaATTAAAAAGATACTTTGCACTTAAGCCCTTGAAACTTCAATATTtacaaatcagtccctgatcaggTTGCATCTTCgaattaaatcctctttaattctcgaaacttggaatttaaatcttaaatcccataaatattcaaatcgaatatttaatcttttaattcaagaattcccggaatttaaatctcaaaatccgtaaattatcaaattaaatattttcggctcggaaattaaatctataatttcaataaattcccaaatccataaattacagaatttaaatctcaaatttcgtaattaataacttaatattttctgagccttacaattcctcccctctaaggaatgatttcgtcctcgaaatcgcattcaatcgaaatatcaattctgatagactgaataattatctgaagtaattatcacttcaatcatccaactctgATCTTCTTATCTCATCTCTTAATCTCTTGTCAGGTTATATCTTCTATTCTACATCTATTATGTGGTTCTTCTATTATACTTTAATTAACTGAAAAGAATTCTC comes from the Henckelia pumila isolate YLH828 chromosome 1, ASM3356847v2, whole genome shotgun sequence genome and includes:
- the LOC140859971 gene encoding uncharacterized protein; the protein is MLSEKDRNDIIRESQAKRSNYQGQDQQGNSSRKRPYQALPQHRPYQQQQPRPQGQKQLALPAPKLANAPTACQKCGKLHSGQCMMGTGVCYLCKQPGHFAKECPQQRGPVKGRVFAMTHEQVDTNSAIVTGEELSSDLIIRGCNIQMQGHELYADLIILKMSDFDVIFGMDWLSCYEATIDCKRRTLQGAVVLSKINLRSGYHQLKVKDEDIHKTSFRTRYGHYEFLVMPFGVTNALAVFMDLMNRVFQPFLDQFVIVFIDDILIYSRSSDEHRQHLTTVLQILKEKQLFAKFNFEQLRLEVVEPMEVCALSALTMVPSLLDKIRTGQASDQQLLTWKLKDEAKGGALYTVKDGIVHHKGRKWVPAVDSLREDVMTEAHTVKVEHQRPAGLLKPLHIPTWKWEDVTMDFVIGLPITHRRMNSIWIIVDRLTKSAHFFPVRNNFSMNQYAELYIREVVRLHGVSARIVSDRDPRFTSNFWKSLHHVLGTKLALSIAFHPQTDGQSERVIQILEDLLRACMIDFGGNWESKTPLHWDEVGERAVLGPEIVQQTIDMIAKVKDIMLTAQSRQKSYADKRRRDLEFQVGDHVFLKVPPWKGVLRFEKKGKLSPRYIGPFEILDKIGERAYRLALPPNLEGVHDVFHVSMLRKYISNPSHVIRHEPVHWTLDLSYEEVPIQILDTQVRKLRNKKIKMVKVLWRNQLVEEATWETEQDMRSRYPELFGESNFEDKILLRRVEL